A genome region from Dolichospermum compactum NIES-806 includes the following:
- the recQ gene encoding DNA helicase RecQ, whose protein sequence is MLQYPDLEKYLKHHFGYDQFRPGQRQIIEDALENRDLMVVMPTGGGKSLCFQLPALLKPGLTVVVSPLIALMQDQVEALRTNNISATFLNSSLNAYKVRSREEAIMNGKIKLLYVAPERLVSDRFLPLLDVVKEKVGISTFAIDEAHCVSEWGHDFRPEYRQLRLLRKRYPDVPTVALTATATDRVRADIIEQLGLKQPSIHIASFNRQNLYYEVRAKSNRAYAELLEIVRENEGSGIIYCLTRKKVDEITLKLQNDKISVLPYHAGLSDDERSKNQTRFIRDDVRVMVATVAFGMGINKPDVRFVVHSDLPRNLESYYQESGRAGRDDEPSKCTLFFNYGDIKTIEWSINQKTDPQEQLIAKQQLRQVIDYAEGTDCRRTIQLSYFGERFPGNCGNCDNCLYPKPVQDWTIEAMKFLSCVARCKERFGMLHIIDVLRGGKNQRIIVNKHDQLSTYGIGKDKTVDEWRMLCRSLLHQGLIEQTADGYSVLKLNALSWEVMRKQRTVSIAVPTVKKMTWEEGSGKSADVEVLMQKLRSLRKQLADEQAVPPYVIFHDSTLKLMAQSQPKTLDEFGNLSGVGSHKLSQYGERFLAEIQTYRQEQGLPEKTINRGNYSSFPNSPSDTELTTLELYNQGLSIEEIAQKRNIRPTTIIRHLSDLIEKKQSLDLSKLVPLERQKRIWNVLEIVGDIALTPIRENLGESYSFDEIRLVRAKWRREKQKSIKDDIDF, encoded by the coding sequence ATGCTTCAGTACCCAGACCTAGAAAAATATTTAAAACATCATTTTGGTTATGATCAATTTCGCCCTGGACAACGGCAAATTATCGAAGATGCGTTAGAAAATCGTGATTTAATGGTAGTCATGCCCACAGGTGGGGGTAAATCTCTATGCTTTCAATTACCGGCACTTTTGAAACCCGGTTTAACAGTGGTAGTCTCACCCTTGATAGCTTTAATGCAAGATCAAGTAGAAGCGCTGCGAACTAATAACATTTCTGCCACATTTCTCAATAGTAGTCTCAACGCCTATAAAGTTCGCTCCCGTGAAGAAGCGATCATGAATGGTAAAATAAAATTACTTTATGTCGCCCCAGAACGCCTTGTTAGTGACCGATTTCTCCCCCTTTTAGATGTAGTTAAAGAAAAAGTCGGGATTTCCACCTTTGCTATTGATGAAGCCCATTGTGTCTCTGAATGGGGGCATGATTTCCGCCCAGAATATCGGCAATTAAGATTACTCCGAAAACGTTATCCTGATGTGCCTACAGTTGCCCTCACAGCTACCGCTACAGATAGAGTCCGGGCGGATATTATTGAACAATTAGGATTAAAACAACCAAGTATTCATATTGCTAGTTTTAACCGCCAAAATCTTTATTATGAAGTCCGGGCTAAAAGTAACCGTGCTTACGCCGAATTATTAGAAATAGTTAGAGAAAATGAAGGTTCGGGAATTATCTATTGTTTAACTCGCAAAAAAGTTGATGAAATAACTTTAAAACTCCAAAATGATAAGATTTCTGTTTTGCCTTATCATGCTGGTTTAAGTGATGATGAAAGATCAAAAAATCAAACTCGGTTTATTCGGGATGATGTGCGAGTCATGGTGGCTACTGTTGCCTTTGGCATGGGGATTAATAAACCTGATGTGCGGTTTGTAGTGCATTCTGATTTACCCCGAAATTTGGAGAGTTACTATCAAGAATCAGGACGAGCAGGTAGAGATGATGAACCTTCTAAATGTACATTATTTTTCAATTATGGTGATATTAAAACTATAGAATGGAGTATTAATCAAAAAACCGATCCTCAAGAACAATTAATAGCTAAACAGCAACTAAGACAGGTAATTGATTATGCAGAAGGGACAGATTGTAGACGCACAATTCAATTAAGTTATTTTGGGGAAAGATTTCCCGGCAATTGCGGAAATTGTGATAATTGTCTTTATCCCAAACCTGTTCAAGATTGGACAATTGAAGCCATGAAATTTTTATCTTGTGTGGCTAGGTGTAAAGAAAGATTTGGAATGCTGCATATTATTGATGTTTTGCGAGGTGGAAAAAATCAGAGAATTATTGTTAATAAACATGATCAACTTTCTACCTATGGAATTGGCAAAGATAAAACAGTAGATGAATGGCGAATGTTATGTAGATCCTTATTACATCAAGGATTAATAGAACAAACGGCTGATGGTTATTCAGTTTTAAAACTAAATGCTTTAAGCTGGGAAGTCATGCGAAAACAACGCACAGTTTCCATTGCTGTTCCTACAGTCAAAAAGATGACTTGGGAAGAGGGAAGTGGCAAATCCGCAGATGTGGAAGTTCTCATGCAAAAATTGCGATCGCTTCGTAAACAACTCGCAGACGAACAAGCCGTGCCACCCTACGTTATCTTCCATGATTCTACCTTAAAATTAATGGCACAAAGCCAACCCAAAACCTTAGATGAATTTGGCAATCTCTCCGGCGTTGGTAGCCATAAATTATCTCAGTATGGCGAAAGATTCTTAGCAGAAATTCAAACCTATCGTCAAGAACAAGGTTTACCAGAAAAGACAATTAATCGCGGGAATTATTCATCCTTTCCTAACTCACCCTCAGATACAGAATTAACAACATTAGAATTATATAACCAGGGATTGAGTATTGAAGAAATCGCCCAAAAACGCAATATCCGCCCCACTACAATTATCCGTCATCTCTCAGATTTAATTGAGAAAAAACAATCTTTAGACTTGAGTAAATTAGTCCCCCTAGAACGTCAGAAAAGAATCTGGAACGTCTTGGAAATTGTGGGTGATATTGCCCTCACACCCATTCGAGAAAATTTAGGTGAGAGCTACAGCTTTGATGAAATTCGTTTAGTTAGAGCAAAATGGCGACGGGAAAAACAGAAATCTATTAAAGATGATATTGACTTTTAG
- a CDS encoding DUF3593 domain-containing protein, which produces MISKETLFALSLFPYLGFLWFISRSPQMPRLALYGFYGTLVFVAITIPAAIYAKVQYGEQLANVDWLHGGAEIFLTLANILLVLGFRQAVQELKSKN; this is translated from the coding sequence ATGATATCAAAAGAAACCCTCTTTGCCCTCTCTCTCTTTCCCTATTTGGGTTTCTTGTGGTTTATTAGCCGCAGTCCACAAATGCCACGTTTAGCCCTATATGGATTTTACGGCACATTGGTATTTGTCGCCATCACCATCCCCGCCGCCATTTACGCCAAAGTGCAGTACGGAGAACAACTAGCCAATGTAGACTGGTTACATGGTGGTGCAGAAATCTTTTTAACCCTTGCTAACATCTTACTAGTCTTAGGTTTTCGCCAAGCAGTACAGGAATTAAAAAGCAAAAATTAA
- a CDS encoding HEAT repeat domain-containing protein: MKPADLTTTVIDDWDVFLPKNHQNQPIDDQAYRIFDPLWQPAILSWFGREDVPQESKEAFIQALVNFEDGCVSYQGKGFYGYRAYFLAAAAIAQFPESAKADNIVQQLVNWKLDYYCFNSIEQQVTVGLQETDKTKAIDTLVQSINTLQQNFTLFLAITSLETIGSGSEKAISALIKLFDTSEDKDISRRVVKSLGKVGYGNEQAISALVKIITTSDNNDIRKQATESLGEIGYGNEQAISALVQILDTAQNDAIYWQVAESLGKIGIGNEKAISALVQLLDTSGNKYTRWLAGYRLGKIDNNHEKAVILQAATTPEKIEPDHEKAIADLIQILNVSEDDEAISQALYTLGELGKGDAKAISALCQLLDTSENEYILVQVAESLGNIDPGNEKAISALLQIINTSENDEIIVYAVESLGNIGMNNEKAIAALVQLLDKSQNEYTHKLAAKSLGKIVTSNKDIFLVVQALRSYKLDSEDYDLIWNCAQNMPYPEFYQAWHHS, encoded by the coding sequence ATGAAACCAGCAGACCTTACCACAACAGTGATTGATGACTGGGATGTCTTCTTGCCCAAAAACCATCAAAATCAACCCATAGACGATCAAGCATACCGCATTTTTGACCCCCTATGGCAACCAGCAATATTATCCTGGTTTGGACGCGAGGATGTACCCCAAGAGTCAAAAGAGGCATTTATTCAAGCTTTGGTCAATTTTGAAGATGGCTGTGTATCATATCAGGGTAAGGGTTTTTATGGTTATCGCGCCTATTTTTTAGCAGCAGCAGCGATCGCTCAATTCCCAGAATCTGCAAAAGCTGATAACATAGTTCAACAACTGGTAAATTGGAAATTAGATTATTATTGTTTCAATAGCATTGAACAGCAAGTCACTGTAGGACTTCAAGAAACCGACAAAACCAAAGCTATAGATACTTTAGTCCAATCAATCAACACATTACAACAAAATTTTACCCTTTTTCTCGCCATTACCAGCTTAGAAACCATCGGATCTGGTAGTGAAAAAGCCATTTCCGCTTTAATAAAACTATTCGATACGTCAGAGGATAAGGACATCAGTAGACGAGTAGTTAAAAGCTTAGGAAAAGTAGGCTATGGTAATGAACAAGCTATTTCTGCATTAGTAAAAATTATCACTACATCAGATAATAATGATATCCGTAAGCAAGCGACTGAAAGCTTAGGAGAAATAGGCTATGGTAATGAACAAGCTATTTCTGCATTAGTGCAAATTTTAGATACAGCACAAAATGATGCTATTTATTGGCAAGTAGCTGAAAGCTTAGGAAAAATAGGTATTGGCAATGAAAAAGCTATTTCTGCTTTAGTACAATTACTCGATACATCAGGTAATAAATATACCCGTTGGCTGGCAGGTTATAGATTAGGGAAAATAGACAATAACCACGAAAAAGCCGTTATTCTCCAAGCGGCCACAACTCCAGAGAAAATAGAACCTGATCACGAAAAAGCCATTGCCGATTTAATCCAAATCTTAAATGTTTCAGAAGATGATGAAGCGATTAGTCAAGCCCTTTACACACTAGGAGAACTAGGCAAAGGTGATGCAAAAGCTATTTCTGCTTTATGCCAACTTTTAGATACATCAGAGAATGAGTACATCCTTGTGCAAGTAGCCGAAAGTTTGGGGAATATAGATCCTGGTAACGAAAAAGCTATCTCCGCTTTATTACAAATAATAAATACATCAGAAAATGATGAAATTATTGTCTACGCCGTAGAAAGCTTAGGCAATATAGGTATGAACAATGAAAAAGCTATTGCCGCATTAGTGCAACTTCTGGATAAATCACAGAATGAGTACACCCATAAACTAGCAGCTAAAAGCTTAGGAAAGATAGTCACTAGCAATAAAGATATATTCTTGGTGGTGCAAGCTTTACGTAGCTATAAACTAGATAGTGAAGACTATGATTTGATTTGGAATTGCGCCCAAAATATGCCCTATCCAGAATTTTATCAAGCTTGGCATCATTCTTGA
- a CDS encoding Uma2 family endonuclease, with amino-acid sequence MKAITVNLNPIIQLTDNQFYQLCRENPEVKFERNADGKLLIISPTGGIIGNQNAEIATDFALWNRQSKLGVCFNSSTCFKLPNSANRSPDVAWIRKDRWDKLTLEEQEKFSPIAPDFVLELISPSDSLQETRAKMQEYMNTGVKLGWLINRKMGQVEIYRLGKPVEILDFPQELSGEDILPGFILNMEII; translated from the coding sequence ATGAAAGCTATCACCGTCAACTTAAACCCCATTATCCAACTTACCGACAACCAATTTTATCAACTCTGTCGAGAAAATCCTGAAGTCAAATTTGAACGTAATGCAGACGGAAAACTATTGATAATATCACCTACAGGAGGAATAATAGGAAATCAAAATGCTGAAATTGCAACAGATTTTGCTCTTTGGAATCGTCAGAGTAAATTAGGAGTTTGTTTCAATTCTTCCACTTGTTTTAAACTTCCCAATAGTGCAAATCGTTCCCCTGATGTTGCTTGGATAAGAAAAGATAGATGGGATAAACTTACATTAGAAGAACAAGAAAAGTTTTCACCCATTGCCCCAGATTTTGTTTTAGAATTAATATCACCCAGTGATAGTTTGCAGGAAACGCGAGCAAAAATGCAGGAATATATGAATACTGGAGTTAAATTAGGTTGGTTAATTAATCGGAAAATGGGTCAAGTGGAAATTTATCGTCTTGGTAAACCAGTAGAGATATTAGACTTTCCTCAAGAATTATCAGGTGAAGATATTTTACCAGGATTTATTTTAAATATGGAAATTATTTAG
- a CDS encoding DUF72 domain-containing protein, whose protein sequence is MDDLTAFLMAWQRTETPLAAVSKPEVVLSPSVNFPSADKVVALLQILIEFSVTAPFTLIRFISQPQLSINQILMEEWVRQIQAWLQAGIKIYFFVHCPLEYMSPHNARYFQQLLEESGNNIILIPLRRFK, encoded by the coding sequence ATGGACGATTTGACGGCTTTTTTGATGGCTTGGCAGCGCACAGAGACACCCTTAGCAGCGGTATCTAAGCCAGAGGTGGTTCTCTCCCCAAGCGTTAACTTTCCCTCAGCGGACAAGGTAGTTGCATTACTGCAAATTTTGATTGAGTTTAGTGTAACCGCGCCTTTTACTTTAATTCGTTTTATCTCTCAACCACAGTTGTCAATAAATCAAATACTTATGGAAGAGTGGGTTAGGCAAATTCAAGCATGGTTACAAGCAGGAATAAAAATTTATTTCTTTGTGCATTGTCCCCTAGAATATATGTCTCCTCATAATGCCCGTTATTTCCAACAGTTATTAGAAGAAAGTGGTAATAATATAATACTTATCCCTCTAAGGAGATTTAAATGA
- a CDS encoding DUF29 family protein: MTQELMELRQTILEGRYDDALEILDDLEDMSKQGTLRKIEAFLVRLVIHLIKNQIEQRLTNSWIASISDSVIQIAKLNIKDNQKSYYIKSDEWGEYLAEAVEMAIRPASAEIFDGTLKPSQVSQRLQGKELIDFAENLLLLTYEYQPKELAKMIDNYLSQLPGGEDWFE, encoded by the coding sequence ATGACGCAAGAATTAATGGAGTTAAGACAAACTATATTAGAAGGGCGTTATGATGATGCCTTGGAAATTCTTGATGATTTGGAGGATATGAGCAAACAGGGAACTTTGCGAAAAATAGAAGCTTTTTTAGTGAGGTTGGTTATTCATCTGATTAAAAATCAAATTGAACAGCGTTTAACTAATTCTTGGATTGCTTCTATTTCTGATTCTGTGATTCAAATTGCCAAATTGAATATTAAAGATAATCAAAAATCCTATTATATTAAATCTGATGAATGGGGTGAATATTTAGCAGAAGCTGTAGAGATGGCAATTCGTCCAGCTAGTGCCGAGATTTTTGACGGTACGTTAAAACCGAGTCAGGTTTCTCAAAGATTACAAGGAAAAGAATTAATTGATTTTGCAGAAAATCTTTTGTTGTTAACTTATGAATATCAACCTAAAGAGTTAGCAAAGATGATTGATAATTATTTATCACAATTACCAGGAGGTGAAGATTGGTTTGAGTAA
- the csaB gene encoding polysaccharide pyruvyl transferase CsaB, whose product MGKMRVLLSGYYGKGNGGDEALLATLLQMLPPDVTPVVLSGNPEETHRHYGVECYNRMAVLQVIKALRSCDAFVWGGGSLIQDATSSISPLYYGGLMALAQVMGLKTVAWGQGIGPLLHFQTRWLAKGNFAGCTQVSVRDRSSSRLLSDWSIPHILAPDPVWALESKPVPELVDLPKPRIAVTLRNHPQLTENRLANLTQALVNLQKETQAFILLLPFQKSEDLGIAEKIHTQLPDVSRVLCSEDPQILKGVFRGVEMSIGMRLHSLIMAASEGSRCFALSYDPKVNRLMEDLEIPGWDLKDLPNDVDLISKTWIDYYNNSAALSSRKIQSLVNEAFLHRDLLKEALK is encoded by the coding sequence ATGGGGAAAATGCGGGTTTTATTGTCTGGGTATTATGGTAAGGGTAATGGTGGTGATGAAGCTTTGTTAGCCACACTTCTGCAAATGCTACCACCTGATGTTACTCCTGTGGTGCTTTCTGGAAATCCTGAAGAAACTCATCGGCATTATGGTGTGGAATGTTACAACCGGATGGCGGTTTTACAGGTTATCAAGGCTTTGCGTTCTTGTGATGCTTTTGTTTGGGGTGGAGGAAGTTTAATTCAAGATGCTACCAGCAGCATTAGTCCTTTGTATTATGGCGGATTGATGGCTTTAGCTCAAGTTATGGGTTTGAAGACTGTGGCTTGGGGACAGGGTATAGGTCCTTTGTTGCATTTCCAAACTCGTTGGTTAGCGAAGGGGAATTTTGCAGGTTGTACTCAAGTGAGTGTGCGCGATCGCTCCAGTTCTCGGTTATTATCAGATTGGAGTATACCCCATATCCTCGCCCCTGACCCAGTTTGGGCATTGGAATCGAAGCCAGTCCCGGAATTAGTAGATTTACCAAAACCCAGAATTGCTGTTACTTTAAGAAATCATCCTCAATTGACAGAAAATAGGTTAGCAAATTTAACTCAAGCTTTAGTTAATTTGCAAAAAGAAACCCAAGCTTTTATTTTATTATTACCATTTCAAAAAAGCGAAGATTTAGGAATTGCGGAAAAAATTCATACTCAATTACCAGATGTGAGTAGAGTTCTTTGTTCCGAAGATCCACAAATTTTAAAAGGTGTATTTCGTGGTGTGGAAATGTCCATAGGAATGCGTCTCCATAGTTTAATTATGGCAGCTAGTGAAGGTTCTCGTTGTTTTGCTTTGAGTTATGATCCCAAAGTCAACCGATTAATGGAAGATTTAGAAATACCTGGTTGGGATTTAAAGGATTTACCAAATGATGTAGATTTAATTAGTAAAACTTGGATTGATTATTATAATAATAGTGCGGCTTTGTCATCTCGTAAAATTCAATCTTTAGTAAATGAGGCTTTTCTGCACCGGGATTTGTTAAAGGAAGCGTTAAAATGA
- a CDS encoding DUF2499 domain-containing protein — protein MHVLSIPTWIIHISSVIEWIAAIWLIWIYGELTENRSWWGLSFAMLPALISAMCACTWHYFDNSESLEWLVNLQATMTLVGNFTLWAAAYVIWRSTKSAKPTETQSIKSEQ, from the coding sequence ATGCACGTACTTTCAATCCCCACCTGGATAATTCATATTTCTAGCGTCATTGAGTGGATAGCCGCAATTTGGCTAATTTGGATATATGGTGAACTTACAGAAAATCGTAGTTGGTGGGGATTGTCCTTTGCCATGTTACCAGCCTTAATTAGCGCAATGTGTGCTTGTACTTGGCATTATTTCGACAATTCTGAATCATTAGAATGGTTAGTCAACCTACAAGCTACCATGACATTAGTTGGTAACTTTACCCTTTGGGCGGCAGCTTATGTAATTTGGCGTTCAACCAAGTCTGCAAAGCCCACTGAGACACAATCTATCAAATCAGAACAATGA
- a CDS encoding DUF427 domain-containing protein, giving the protein MVKAIWNGAILAESDNTVVVENNHYFPSDAINKQYFKDSSTHTTCPWKGIASYYSIEVDGQVNKDAAWFYPSTKEKAKNIEGYVAFWKGVKVEA; this is encoded by the coding sequence ATGGTAAAAGCAATTTGGAATGGTGCTATTTTAGCCGAAAGCGATAATACCGTAGTTGTCGAAAACAATCATTACTTCCCCTCTGATGCTATTAACAAGCAATACTTTAAAGACAGCAGCACTCATACCACTTGTCCTTGGAAAGGTATTGCTAGTTATTACAGTATTGAAGTTGATGGACAAGTTAATAAAGATGCAGCTTGGTTCTATCCTAGCACCAAGGAAAAAGCTAAAAATATCGAAGGTTATGTTGCTTTCTGGAAAGGCGTAAAAGTCGAGGCTTAG
- the hisA gene encoding 1-(5-phosphoribosyl)-5-[(5-phosphoribosylamino)methylideneamino]imidazole-4-carboxamide isomerase gives MEVIPAIDLLEGRCVRLYKGDYERSQVFSENPVEVAKMWADQGATRLHLVDLDGAKAGKIINLAAIEAIRNNLDIPIEVGGGLRDRTSVVQLFNLGVNWAILGTVAVEQPQLVQELCQEFPQQIIIGIDARNGLVATRGWLETSTVLATQLAVQMQELGAVAIIYTDINRDGTLEGPNLDALRELAAAISIPVIASGGVSSVTDLLSLLALEPQGVTGVIVGKALYTGDIILKEGLQAIGPGRLQDIPPDFGISSIA, from the coding sequence ATGGAAGTAATCCCCGCAATTGATTTACTAGAAGGTCGCTGTGTGCGACTATATAAAGGAGACTACGAGCGATCGCAAGTATTCAGCGAAAACCCCGTTGAAGTAGCGAAAATGTGGGCAGACCAAGGCGCGACAAGACTGCATTTAGTTGACTTAGACGGGGCAAAAGCTGGGAAAATTATCAACTTAGCCGCCATAGAAGCCATTAGAAATAATCTTGACATACCCATTGAAGTTGGGGGAGGATTGCGCGATCGCACCAGTGTCGTACAATTATTTAACTTGGGTGTAAATTGGGCAATTCTCGGCACTGTCGCCGTCGAACAACCTCAATTAGTCCAAGAACTTTGTCAAGAATTTCCCCAACAAATTATTATTGGCATAGATGCCCGTAACGGCTTAGTTGCAACTCGTGGTTGGTTAGAAACATCAACAGTATTAGCCACCCAACTAGCAGTACAGATGCAAGAACTAGGTGCAGTAGCCATCATTTACACTGATATCAACCGTGACGGCACATTAGAAGGACCCAATTTAGACGCATTACGAGAACTCGCAGCAGCAATTTCCATACCCGTAATTGCCTCTGGTGGTGTAAGTTCCGTCACCGATTTATTAAGTTTATTAGCCTTAGAACCCCAAGGTGTCACAGGTGTGATAGTGGGGAAAGCCTTGTATACTGGTGATATTATCCTCAAAGAAGGATTACAAGCTATTGGACCGGGAAGACTGCAAGATATTCCTCCCGATTTCGGTATTTCTAGTATTGCTTAA
- a CDS encoding DUF72 domain-containing protein encodes MNFYIGCAVWAYKAWVGELYPPGTRNADFLNLYSRRFSTVKGNTTFYATPNAETVTRWATETPPGFEFCLKLPQNITHQKLLQPHIPEALAFLEKMRPLRTHLGPPICPTPSQLFSGFNGRFDGFFDGLAAHRDTLSSGI; translated from the coding sequence GTGAACTTTTATATCGGGTGTGCAGTTTGGGCTTATAAGGCTTGGGTGGGTGAACTTTATCCTCCAGGAACTCGCAATGCTGACTTCTTAAATCTTTACAGTCGCCGCTTTAGCACTGTAAAAGGAAATACTACTTTCTATGCCACACCTAATGCAGAAACCGTTACTCGTTGGGCGACAGAAACGCCACCAGGGTTTGAATTTTGCCTGAAATTACCGCAAAATATCACCCACCAAAAATTACTACAACCCCATATTCCCGAAGCCTTAGCTTTTTTGGAGAAAATGCGCCCTTTACGTACTCATTTGGGTCCCCCTATTTGCCCAACTCCCTCCCAGCTATTCTCCGGCTTTAATGGACGATTTGACGGCTTTTTTGATGGCTTGGCAGCGCACAGAGACACCCTTAGCAGCGGTATCTAA
- a CDS encoding TOBE domain-containing protein yields MPRKDQGWVTFQASEEERKILEEFCQSSQRTKTEILRELVRGLKQYSAPSISSSTSPEQVQTKNLEFEIVSPKKALKVSSRNVLKGIVKRVTTGSINTEITLEIVHKVELTSMITRVSAEELELSEGTEAYAVIKSNDIVIAKD; encoded by the coding sequence ATGCCAAGAAAAGATCAAGGTTGGGTGACATTTCAAGCATCTGAAGAAGAACGCAAGATTTTAGAAGAATTTTGTCAAAGTTCCCAACGGACTAAAACCGAAATTTTGCGAGAATTAGTCCGGGGACTGAAACAATATTCAGCACCGTCTATATCATCATCAACGTCACCAGAACAAGTACAAACAAAAAATCTTGAATTTGAAATTGTTAGTCCCAAAAAAGCATTAAAAGTTAGTTCTCGTAATGTTTTAAAAGGAATTGTGAAACGAGTAACTACAGGCAGTATAAATACCGAAATAACTTTAGAAATTGTGCATAAAGTTGAATTAACTTCAATGATTACTAGGGTTTCGGCTGAGGAGTTAGAATTATCGGAAGGGACAGAAGCCTATGCTGTGATTAAATCTAATGATATTGTTATCGCCAAAGATTAG